The following coding sequences lie in one Bacillus solimangrovi genomic window:
- a CDS encoding amino acid ABC transporter permease, producing MSDFKFEYLFNIELVLESLPYILQGAWYTILISIVSMFIALILGLFIALARLSKMPLLSWPARIYISFMRGTPLLVLLFILYFGLPMVGIELEPITAAIIGISIHFAAYAAEVIRSSILSVPKGQWEAAETLRMSYWQTMRRIILPQAVRIALPPLSSIFMDIIKGTSLTMVITVPDLFYRAKVIAGQTYESLTMYILVALIYWGICTVITIAQDYLEKRHNRYVQS from the coding sequence ATGTCGGATTTTAAATTTGAGTATCTGTTTAATATCGAATTAGTTTTAGAGTCACTTCCATATATTTTACAAGGTGCTTGGTATACAATACTTATATCAATTGTTAGTATGTTTATTGCACTTATATTAGGACTTTTTATCGCTTTAGCAAGGTTATCAAAAATGCCTCTTCTTTCATGGCCAGCAAGAATTTATATTTCTTTCATGCGAGGAACTCCGTTATTAGTGTTGTTATTCATTTTATATTTTGGTTTACCTATGGTTGGGATTGAACTTGAGCCAATTACTGCTGCGATCATCGGAATTAGTATTCATTTTGCAGCATATGCAGCTGAGGTCATTCGTTCATCTATTCTATCAGTGCCAAAAGGACAATGGGAAGCAGCTGAGACATTAAGAATGTCTTATTGGCAAACGATGCGTCGAATTATTTTGCCACAAGCTGTTCGAATTGCATTACCTCCATTATCTAGTATTTTTATGGATATTATCAAAGGTACATCACTTACGATGGTCATTACTGTTCCTGATCTATTCTATCGAGCAAAGGTGATTGCAGGACAAACATATGAGAGTTTGACTATGTACATTTTAGTTGCACTTATATACTGGGGAATTTGTACAGTTATCACTATTGCTCAAGATTATCTTGAAAAACGTCACAATCGTTATGTGCAATCGTGA
- a CDS encoding TetR/AcrR family transcriptional regulator has translation MNERQAKVIEAAKKSFSMFGYKATTVDQIAKIAGVGKGTIYTYFSNKEELLQAIVRTLVSEMRETADNAVEPDKSFSENLHKGIYGILIYRKEHALLLKLADEVREIGTQAAKDALQQFENEVVNYIKKRLDVAIEKGKYTDCHTELVAFVMYKTYISLVVDWEKNHEPLSNEEVLLFVKQYFLNRLEY, from the coding sequence ATGAATGAGCGTCAAGCCAAAGTAATTGAAGCTGCAAAGAAGTCTTTTTCAATGTTTGGTTATAAGGCAACGACAGTTGATCAGATTGCAAAAATCGCAGGCGTAGGCAAAGGGACTATTTATACGTATTTTTCGAACAAAGAAGAATTATTACAAGCAATCGTTCGAACACTTGTTAGTGAAATGCGAGAAACTGCGGATAATGCTGTTGAGCCAGATAAGTCGTTTAGTGAAAACTTGCATAAAGGAATTTATGGAATTTTAATATACCGTAAAGAACATGCATTGCTATTGAAGCTTGCAGATGAAGTAAGAGAAATAGGTACGCAAGCAGCAAAAGATGCACTACAACAATTTGAGAATGAAGTAGTTAATTACATTAAAAAAAGACTAGATGTAGCCATTGAAAAAGGGAAATATACAGATTGTCATACAGAACTGGTTGCATTTGTGATGTACAAAACTTACATCTCACTTGTTGTTGATTGGGAAAAAAATCATGAACCACTTTCAAATGAAGAAGTTTTGTTATTTGTTAAACAGTATTTTCTAAATCGGTTAGAGTATTAA
- a CDS encoding transporter substrate-binding domain-containing protein — MKARNMLFGFVAMILIILAGCGAGETEQSSEVNETPSAWEKIEESGKIVVGTEGTYFPVTYVDQETKELTGFDVEVVRELASRLGIEAEFKTMEFDGILPSLRSGTIDLAANDFTVTPEREEKFLFTEPYKYSYGSAIVREEDNSGIFSTEDLEGKKTGGSVTSNYADFARNNGAEVVAYSGTDGILNDILIGRIDAYLNDHLVLLQEIERYNRPGLKVAEDVKYEPNVGAFVMVKGNTEVKEKLDSVIQEMREDGTIKEIALKFYGADVSNPVELEETK; from the coding sequence ATGAAGGCACGTAATATGCTTTTTGGATTTGTAGCAATGATTCTTATTATTCTTGCAGGATGTGGTGCAGGAGAAACTGAACAAAGTTCAGAAGTTAATGAAACACCAAGTGCATGGGAAAAGATTGAAGAGTCAGGCAAAATTGTAGTAGGGACTGAGGGTACATATTTCCCAGTAACATATGTAGATCAAGAAACAAAAGAGTTAACAGGTTTTGATGTAGAAGTTGTTAGAGAATTAGCGAGCAGACTTGGTATTGAGGCTGAGTTTAAAACTATGGAATTTGACGGAATTTTACCAAGCTTACGTTCTGGAACAATTGACTTAGCAGCGAATGATTTTACAGTAACTCCTGAACGTGAAGAGAAGTTTCTTTTTACAGAGCCGTATAAGTATTCGTATGGTTCAGCGATTGTACGAGAAGAAGATAACTCAGGTATTTTCTCTACAGAGGATTTAGAGGGTAAGAAAACTGGTGGCTCTGTTACAAGTAACTATGCTGACTTCGCTCGTAATAATGGTGCAGAAGTTGTTGCTTATTCAGGAACAGACGGTATTCTTAACGATATTTTAATTGGTCGAATTGATGCTTACTTAAATGATCATCTTGTTTTACTACAAGAAATTGAGAGATACAACCGTCCAGGTCTAAAAGTAGCGGAAGATGTGAAATATGAACCTAATGTTGGCGCATTTGTAATGGTAAAAGGAAACACTGAAGTAAAGGAAAAGTTAGATAGCGTAATTCAAGAGATGCGTGAAGATGGAACAATTAAAGAGATCGCATTGAAATTCTACGGTGCAGATGTTTCAAATCCTGTAGAACTAGAAGAAACTAAATAA
- a CDS encoding NAD(P)-dependent oxidoreductase, whose product MKVCLLGATGRTGQVILETAIKDNLEVHALIRSPEKIPFKNPKLTLFKGNALSLPDLKNAMNGCEVVVSALNTDGNNTISKSMPLIVQAMLEEGIKRIITIGTAGILNSRYEHGKLRYESKESKRKSTRAAEDHHKGFNVLHRSTLNWTIVCPTYLPDGELIGTCRAEKNLLPLNGSKIHVADTALFAYNQIYNNNYLRTRVGIAY is encoded by the coding sequence ATGAAAGTTTGTTTACTAGGAGCAACTGGACGAACTGGACAAGTTATTCTTGAAACAGCAATTAAAGATAATTTAGAAGTTCATGCTTTGATTCGTTCACCAGAAAAAATACCGTTCAAAAATCCAAAACTTACCTTATTTAAAGGGAATGCACTATCGTTACCTGATCTTAAAAATGCTATGAATGGTTGTGAAGTTGTTGTTAGTGCACTGAATACAGATGGAAACAACACGATTTCAAAAAGTATGCCACTTATCGTTCAAGCAATGTTAGAAGAAGGAATTAAACGAATTATTACAATCGGAACCGCTGGTATTTTAAATAGTCGATATGAACACGGAAAACTTCGTTACGAATCGAAAGAATCTAAGCGAAAAAGTACTAGAGCAGCCGAAGACCATCACAAAGGATTTAATGTATTACATCGATCCACTTTGAATTGGACAATCGTTTGCCCAACCTATCTACCTGATGGTGAACTTATCGGTACCTGTCGTGCTGAAAAAAATCTCCTTCCTTTAAACGGAAGTAAAATCCATGTAGCTGACACAGCACTATTTGCATATAATCAAATCTACAATAACAACTATTTAAGAACGCGTGTCGGTATAGCATATTAG
- a CDS encoding HlyD family secretion protein — translation MKHLRWIVFSVMAVLIGIGATLVAVNSVESSTGSTLSQPTAYLEADTVDASFKIGGRITEILVEEGEPVKKGQVIARLESKELESKVAQAEAAVALTQGKVAEANAAKQAAQALQVKGQNAVNVTSSTTDKQVQQAEAVVKAAEAKVRALESGARPEEKNQLNSKLVATEEAFKIAEKNYNSMQEVYNEGAISQFQLDEAKIQYETAKAEYEAVKEQQAMAESGRTEEVEGAKAQLEQAKAALALAQAARGEVSILQQDVATAGAQVQQAQSAITSAEASEQQALAALNEAKTYLSYSELKAPTDGVIVSQSAQLGELVNTGYPIFTLESNEKRWAKFYFPEDEITDLSVGDAVTVSIPALDQTTKGVIKVISPVADFATKKASQSAGELDVRSFSVKVEFTSLPDKTSTGMTMQWIGKQNGESNAN, via the coding sequence TTGAAACATCTTAGATGGATTGTATTTTCGGTTATGGCTGTATTGATTGGGATTGGCGCAACATTGGTGGCGGTGAATAGTGTAGAAAGTAGCACAGGAAGCACATTATCACAACCGACAGCTTATCTAGAAGCAGATACAGTAGATGCAAGCTTTAAAATTGGTGGACGTATTACAGAAATTTTAGTTGAAGAAGGGGAACCCGTTAAGAAGGGGCAAGTGATTGCACGTCTTGAAAGTAAAGAGCTTGAAAGTAAAGTTGCTCAAGCAGAGGCAGCTGTAGCACTTACTCAAGGAAAAGTAGCTGAAGCGAATGCTGCGAAACAAGCAGCTCAAGCTCTTCAAGTAAAAGGTCAAAATGCTGTTAATGTAACATCATCTACAACAGATAAACAAGTGCAACAAGCAGAGGCTGTTGTAAAAGCAGCTGAAGCAAAGGTTCGAGCACTTGAAAGTGGAGCTCGTCCAGAAGAGAAGAACCAACTGAACAGTAAGTTAGTCGCAACAGAAGAAGCATTCAAAATTGCTGAAAAAAACTATAATAGTATGCAAGAGGTCTATAACGAGGGTGCCATCTCACAATTTCAATTAGATGAAGCGAAAATACAATATGAAACAGCAAAGGCAGAATATGAAGCTGTAAAAGAACAACAAGCAATGGCTGAAAGTGGTCGCACAGAAGAGGTTGAAGGGGCGAAAGCTCAACTTGAGCAAGCGAAAGCTGCATTAGCTCTTGCCCAAGCAGCTCGAGGTGAAGTAAGCATTCTTCAGCAAGATGTTGCAACTGCTGGTGCACAAGTGCAGCAGGCACAAAGTGCAATTACATCTGCAGAAGCAAGCGAACAACAAGCATTAGCTGCATTAAATGAGGCAAAAACATATTTAAGTTACTCAGAATTAAAAGCACCTACTGATGGTGTTATTGTTTCTCAGTCAGCTCAACTTGGAGAATTGGTAAATACAGGTTACCCAATTTTCACTCTTGAATCGAATGAGAAGCGATGGGCTAAATTTTATTTCCCTGAAGATGAAATTACTGATTTAAGTGTAGGAGATGCGGTAACAGTTAGCATTCCAGCGTTAGACCAAACGACTAAAGGGGTAATTAAAGTTATTTCTCCAGTTGCTGACTTTGCTACAAAAAAAGCTTCGCAAAGTGCTGGAGAATTAGATGTACGATCTTTTAGTGTGAAAGTTGAGTTTACTAGTTTGCCAGACAAAACATCTACAGGCATGACGATGCAGTGGATTGGGAAACAAAATGGTGAGAGCAATGCAAATTAA
- a CDS encoding ABC transporter permease, translating into MVRAMQIKVGNVITEEWRNIFNDRRLFAVLFIVPLLYTLMFGYLYSNHRVTDLTTVVVDHDESQLSREIIQYFDQSNSLKVTERLFSEEEAKEALADETARVAVIIPEGFTKSIKDGEVLPVLTLIDGSNMLIANSATRAANEVISTVSAGIGAEKLQKQGARMEEVTSTFQTVPFRSRVLYNPTFNYSEFLVYGLIGAVLQQVLLLGIALTVTRDKESGAWHRFIAWRHVPWRIAYAKTVPYFLIGMFNTFSTLLVAIYWFQLPLRSVFWPVILLAVTFTFALLGIGYLSSLLSSNQVGATQITMLIALPSFLLSGFTWPFEAMPKALEVIGHLLPLTYFLDGVRQLYIKGSDFSSVWYDCLMLGLMGLGTFFVAFVISSMQRFWTGKQEKDTSLSA; encoded by the coding sequence ATGGTGAGAGCAATGCAAATTAAGGTCGGCAATGTCATAACAGAAGAATGGCGGAATATATTTAACGATCGGCGTTTATTCGCCGTTCTTTTCATTGTACCTTTGTTATATACGCTTATGTTTGGGTATCTTTACTCTAATCATCGCGTAACTGACTTAACGACAGTCGTCGTCGATCATGATGAAAGTCAGTTAAGTAGAGAAATCATTCAATATTTTGATCAAAGTAATTCTTTAAAAGTTACTGAACGATTGTTTTCTGAGGAGGAAGCAAAAGAAGCGTTAGCAGATGAGACAGCTCGAGTAGCGGTTATCATTCCTGAAGGATTTACAAAGAGTATTAAAGACGGTGAGGTTTTACCTGTTCTTACTCTAATTGATGGTAGTAATATGTTAATTGCTAATTCAGCAACTAGAGCAGCGAATGAAGTCATTTCAACCGTAAGTGCGGGAATTGGCGCTGAAAAGTTACAAAAGCAAGGGGCACGAATGGAAGAAGTAACGTCAACATTTCAAACTGTCCCATTCCGTTCAAGAGTTCTCTATAACCCAACATTTAACTATAGCGAGTTTTTAGTATATGGATTGATTGGAGCAGTATTACAGCAAGTCCTTTTACTTGGGATAGCTTTAACAGTGACGAGAGATAAAGAGAGTGGAGCATGGCATAGGTTTATTGCATGGCGCCATGTACCTTGGAGAATTGCTTATGCCAAAACCGTTCCTTATTTCCTAATCGGAATGTTCAACACGTTTTCAACGTTGTTAGTCGCAATTTATTGGTTCCAATTACCGTTAAGAAGTGTGTTTTGGCCAGTAATTTTGTTAGCTGTAACGTTTACATTTGCTTTACTAGGAATCGGCTATTTATCAAGTTTACTTTCTTCAAATCAAGTAGGCGCAACGCAAATAACAATGTTAATAGCTCTTCCATCATTTTTATTGTCAGGTTTTACTTGGCCATTTGAAGCAATGCCTAAAGCATTGGAAGTCATTGGTCATCTATTGCCGTTAACATATTTTCTCGATGGAGTACGGCAATTGTATATCAAAGGAAGTGATTTTTCTTCAGTTTGGTATGATTGCTTGATGTTAGGGTTAATGGGCTTAGGTACGTTCTTTGTTGCATTTGTAATTTCAAGCATGCAAAGGTTTTGGACAGGAAAGCAAGAAAAAGATACGAGTCTATCAGCATAA
- a CDS encoding alpha/beta-type small acid-soluble spore protein, translating to MQAQSNNNSSNQLVVPGVQQAIDQMKYEIAQEFGVQLGPDATSRANGSVGGEITKRLVQMAEQQMGGYGQQQ from the coding sequence ATGCAAGCACAATCAAATAACAACAGTTCAAATCAGTTAGTCGTACCTGGTGTACAACAAGCTATTGATCAAATGAAATACGAAATCGCTCAAGAATTTGGTGTTCAATTAGGACCTGATGCAACTTCTCGTGCAAATGGTTCTGTAGGTGGAGAGATTACAAAACGTCTCGTTCAAATGGCTGAGCAACAAATGGGTGGCTACGGTCAACAACAATAA
- a CDS encoding metal-sensitive transcriptional regulator codes for MEYPRDMKNRLKRIEGQIRGVLRMMEEEKDCKDVITQLSAARSAVDRTIGYVVAKNLEACIRAQTEKGESADDVIKEAVQMIVKSR; via the coding sequence TTGGAATATCCTCGAGATATGAAGAATCGTCTAAAGAGAATTGAAGGACAAATTCGTGGTGTATTAAGAATGATGGAAGAAGAGAAAGACTGTAAAGATGTCATTACGCAATTATCAGCAGCTCGCTCTGCGGTTGATCGGACAATTGGTTATGTTGTTGCAAAGAATCTTGAGGCATGTATTCGTGCACAAACAGAAAAAGGCGAAAGTGCAGATGATGTTATTAAAGAAGCTGTTCAAATGATTGTGAAGAGTCGCTAG
- a CDS encoding amino acid ABC transporter ATP-binding protein, with the protein MISIEGLSKKFGDNEVLRSIDFNVGKGEVVCLIGPSGSGKTTLLRCLNLLEDPTKGKITVGDVSLTFSNRAASKKDKEAIRQYSGMVFQHFHLFPHKTVIENLIEAPLVVQKRNKTQLIEEAERLLEKVGLTSQRDQYPDELSGGQKQRAAIARMLMMKPEVLLFDEPTSALDPELIGEVLSVIKDLASEGQTMIIVTHEMAFARDVADRVVFMADGYVVEDAHPEVMFTAPKEARTRQFLSKMINQ; encoded by the coding sequence ATGATATCAATTGAAGGGTTAAGTAAGAAGTTCGGTGATAACGAAGTGTTGCGCTCAATTGATTTTAATGTTGGTAAAGGTGAAGTTGTATGCTTAATCGGTCCATCAGGCTCAGGTAAGACAACTTTATTGAGGTGTTTGAATTTGTTGGAAGACCCAACGAAGGGTAAGATCACAGTTGGTGATGTTTCATTAACATTTTCGAATAGAGCAGCAAGTAAGAAAGATAAGGAAGCAATTCGTCAATATTCGGGCATGGTATTTCAACACTTTCATTTGTTTCCACATAAAACGGTTATAGAGAACTTAATTGAAGCCCCACTTGTAGTACAAAAGCGTAATAAGACACAATTGATTGAAGAAGCAGAGAGGTTGCTTGAGAAGGTTGGTTTAACCTCACAGCGTGATCAGTATCCAGACGAGTTATCTGGAGGTCAGAAGCAACGTGCTGCTATTGCAAGAATGTTAATGATGAAGCCTGAAGTTCTTTTATTTGATGAACCAACATCTGCTTTGGACCCAGAATTGATAGGTGAAGTTTTGTCAGTAATAAAAGACCTTGCTTCTGAGGGACAAACGATGATTATTGTTACCCATGAAATGGCTTTTGCACGTGATGTAGCTGATCGAGTTGTGTTCATGGCAGACGGTTATGTAGTTGAAGATGCACATCCTGAAGTCATGTTTACTGCTCCTAAGGAAGCAAGAACGAGACAATTTCTTAGTAAGATGATTAATCAATAA
- a CDS encoding universal stress protein — MFKKILLATDGSSHAIKAAEKAVGIAQQNDDATVEIIYVVDATTVKNEVLHHWDALDIHESRKNKFMQTEEMFEEAGISYKLRREYGDAGDKIVRIANDEGFDLVVVGSRGLNALQEMVLGSVSHKIAQRVESPVLIVK; from the coding sequence GTGTTTAAAAAGATATTATTAGCTACAGACGGTTCATCTCATGCAATCAAAGCAGCAGAAAAAGCAGTTGGAATTGCACAGCAAAATGATGATGCAACAGTTGAAATAATCTATGTTGTTGATGCCACAACGGTTAAGAATGAAGTTCTACACCATTGGGATGCACTAGACATTCATGAATCAAGAAAGAATAAATTTATGCAAACAGAAGAAATGTTTGAAGAAGCAGGTATTTCATATAAGTTGCGTAGAGAATACGGTGATGCAGGTGACAAAATAGTCCGAATTGCAAATGATGAAGGATTCGATTTAGTTGTTGTAGGCAGTAGAGGGTTAAATGCACTTCAAGAAATGGTACTTGGTAGTGTTAGTCATAAAATTGCACAACGTGTTGAAAGTCCAGTTTTAATTGTAAAATAA
- a CDS encoding DUF5342 family protein, giving the protein MISHFQYKERNKDLAGWSFSFFYKKTRYSGLYHRNGEVEWYEPAPENDKKEYLQSHLHELMLFHVYEEK; this is encoded by the coding sequence TTGATTTCACATTTTCAATATAAAGAACGTAATAAGGATTTAGCAGGTTGGAGCTTCTCATTTTTTTATAAAAAAACGCGTTATAGTGGACTATATCATCGTAACGGTGAAGTTGAATGGTATGAACCCGCGCCTGAGAATGATAAGAAAGAATATCTGCAATCACACCTTCACGAATTAATGTTATTTCACGTATATGAAGAAAAGTAA
- the fumC gene encoding class II fumarate hydratase, with protein sequence MDYRIERDTLGEMKVPIDKLWGAQTERSRENFQIGQELMPIEVIRAMAILKKSAAIVNVSLANLEQDKANAIMNAADEIIEGKLDEHFPLKVWQTGSGTQTNMNVNEVISRRGNELLIENGSDLRLHPNDDVNRSQSSNDTFPTAMHIAGVMAIENQLLPSLKKLHCTLQKKSNDNEDIIKIGRTHLQDATPLTLGQEISGWVRMLEKSQKMITDSLKMMKELAIGGTAVGTGINAHPQFGEEISNEISKYTNIIFISAQNKFHALTSHDEMVYVHGALKALSADLMKIANDVRWLASGPRCGIGELTIPANEPGSSIMPGKVNPTQSEAMTMVATQIMGNDTTIGFAASQGNFELNVFKPVIIYNFLQSVQLVSNSLISFNDKCAEGIEPNEVQIKQHLNDSLMLVTALNPHIGYEKAAEIAKLAHKHGLTLKEASIKIGYLSAEQFDKLVDPTKMTYPNKL encoded by the coding sequence ATGGATTATCGAATTGAGCGTGATACATTAGGCGAAATGAAGGTACCGATTGATAAGTTATGGGGAGCACAAACAGAGCGAAGTCGTGAGAACTTTCAAATTGGACAAGAATTGATGCCGATAGAAGTAATTCGTGCAATGGCCATCTTAAAAAAGAGTGCAGCAATAGTGAACGTTTCCTTAGCAAATTTAGAGCAAGATAAGGCTAATGCAATTATGAATGCAGCTGATGAAATTATAGAAGGAAAGTTAGATGAGCACTTTCCATTAAAAGTGTGGCAAACGGGTAGTGGAACGCAAACAAATATGAATGTTAATGAAGTGATATCAAGAAGAGGTAATGAGTTATTAATTGAGAACGGAAGTGATCTACGTCTACATCCCAATGATGATGTAAACCGTTCACAAAGCTCGAATGATACTTTCCCAACAGCAATGCATATTGCTGGAGTTATGGCAATTGAAAATCAGCTTCTACCATCTCTAAAAAAATTACATTGTACATTGCAAAAGAAAAGCAATGACAATGAAGATATTATAAAAATTGGCCGTACACATCTTCAAGATGCAACACCTTTAACGTTAGGTCAGGAAATAAGTGGTTGGGTACGAATGCTCGAAAAAAGTCAAAAAATGATTACGGATAGTTTGAAAATGATGAAAGAACTTGCAATCGGTGGTACAGCAGTCGGCACAGGAATCAATGCTCATCCTCAGTTTGGAGAAGAGATATCGAATGAAATTAGTAAGTATACGAATATAATCTTTATATCTGCACAGAATAAATTCCATGCACTGACAAGCCATGATGAAATGGTTTATGTACACGGAGCACTAAAGGCATTGTCAGCAGACTTAATGAAAATTGCGAATGATGTTCGTTGGTTAGCAAGTGGACCAAGGTGTGGTATTGGGGAATTAACGATTCCTGCAAATGAACCTGGAAGTTCAATTATGCCTGGTAAGGTTAACCCTACACAGAGTGAAGCAATGACAATGGTGGCAACTCAGATAATGGGCAATGATACAACAATTGGATTTGCAGCAAGCCAGGGGAATTTTGAATTAAATGTTTTTAAGCCGGTGATTATTTATAATTTTTTGCAATCTGTTCAGTTGGTATCTAATTCTCTTATTTCATTCAATGATAAGTGTGCAGAAGGTATTGAGCCAAATGAGGTACAAATTAAGCAACATCTGAATGATTCGTTAATGCTTGTTACAGCGCTAAATCCTCATATTGGATATGAAAAAGCTGCAGAAATTGCAAAGCTTGCTCACAAGCATGGATTGACATTAAAAGAAGCGAGTATAAAAATTGGATACTTATCAGCAGAACAATTTGATAAGCTTGTCGATCCTACAAAAATGACATATCCAAATAAATTATAA